From Camelina sativa cultivar DH55 chromosome 20, Cs, whole genome shotgun sequence, the proteins below share one genomic window:
- the LOC104772339 gene encoding F-box protein At5g18160-like, with protein MDEQEEKQRTTQSSSISKTRSSHRNHKSQSVANSIPLHITVEILLRLPAKSIVRCRSVCKLWSFITTTPEFINARSKKTSPPSVLLVFRKHDKLIVFSSPQHKDTYSHVEDCQITTPKIGFVRRFDSVHGLICLEGSKRLEIWNPTMKQFFTLPEPQGTGDGYYVGGFLGYEPIEGKYKALCIVRGCNTQVLTLGARESWRVITKGSPIHWPAKDSGRCINGVIYYKAICMPYRHALVSFDLRSESFGLIEFPMRDYVRFLMVSYEGRLALISSIGSVVEVWSLEDAENGKYWSCKQFLFSLPANKRFKSLDLKGVTDAGELIYTGMSLNGSFCVVYFDPKKDSIRETKFAGISGNEIWQPDRLGFDLVNDLYVLPNHIESFISL; from the coding sequence ATGGACGAACAAGAAGAGAAGCAGAGAACAACACAATCTTCATCTATATCGAAGACAAGATCCTCACATCGTAATCACAAATCTCAGTCAGTTGCTAACTCGATTCCTCTCCACATAACCGTCGAGATACTCTTAAGACTTCCTGCGAAATCAATCGTGAGATGTCGCTCTGTCTGTAAGCTATGGTCGTTCATCACCACCACACCAGAGTTCATCAATGCTCGGTCCAAGAAGACATCACCACCGAGTGTGCTACTAGTCTTCCGAAAACACGACAAGCTGATCGTTTTCTCGTCTCCGCAACACAAGGATACTTATTCTCATGTGGAAGATTGTCAAATCACAACCCCAAAGATTGGTTTCGTCCGTCGTTTTGATTCTGTTCACGGTTTGATTTGCTTAGAAGGTTCTAAAAGGCTCGAGATTTGGAACCCTACCATGAAACAATTCTTCACTTTACCTGAACCTCAAGGCACCGGAGACGGATACTACGTAGGAGGGTTTTTAGGGTATGAACCGATTGAAGGGAAATACAAAGCACTGTGCATTGTCAGAGGATGCAACACTCAAGTTCTTACATTAGGAGCTCGAGAATCATGGAGAGTAATAACCAAAGGCAGCCCTATCCACTGGCCTGCTAAAGACAGTGGGAGATGCATTAATGGAGTTATCTACTATAAAGCTATTTGCATGCCTTATAGGCATGCTTTAGTGAGCTTTGATCTGAGGTCTGAAAGTTTCGGTTTGATCGAGTTTCCCATGCGTGATTACGTTCGTTTTCTCATGGTATCTTATGAGGGAAGGTTGGCTTTGATAAGTTCCATTGGCTCTGTTGTTGAAGTATGGAGTTTGGAGGATGCAGAGAATGGAAAATATTGGTCGTGTAAACAGTTTCTTTTCAGTCTTCCTGCTAACAAAAGATTCAAGTCTTTGGATCTGAAGGGTGTTACTGATGCTGGTGAGCTTATTTATACGGGAATGAGTTTGAATGGATCGTTCTGTGTTGTGTATTTTGATCCGAAGAAAGACAGTATAAGAGAAACTAAGTTTGCTGGAATTTCAGGTAACGAGATTTGGCAACCTGATAGACTTGGATTTGATCTTGTCAATGACTTGTATGTTTTACCAAATCACATTGAGAGTTTCATCTCATTGTAA